A stretch of Planctomycetota bacterium DNA encodes these proteins:
- the rpsR gene encoding 30S ribosomal protein S18, with translation MAKRKFRRPREKSRCRFCREGITQLDYKDVGVLQKLVTSQGKLFSRKRSGNCAKCQHMARVAIKRARFLALMPYVAR, from the coding sequence ATGGCCAAACGCAAGTTCCGCCGTCCACGCGAAAAGTCCCGCTGCCGCTTCTGTCGAGAGGGGATCACCCAGCTCGATTACAAGGACGTGGGCGTCCTGCAGAAGCTGGTCACGAGTCAGGGCAAGCTCTTCTCCCGCAAGCGCTCGGGCAACTGCGCCAAGTGCCAGCACATGGCCCGGGTCGCCATCAAGCGGGCGCGGTTCCTCGCCCTGATGCCCTACGTTGCGCGCTGA
- the rpsF gene encoding 30S ribosomal protein S6, whose protein sequence is MRLYEGMFLIDDARWNDNPQAAAREARNILEKNHAEVFVAEKWDERRLCYPIAGRNRAVYFLARFSASAEGLVGIERDCRLNDTILRVLILRDEQSEKLHKAGLLALRPGEPGEPIQSLGKPPAPERPAADAPDRPGGPRADASPDEADSDSHDGRRRGRDTDAD, encoded by the coding sequence GACGACGCGCGCTGGAACGACAACCCCCAGGCCGCCGCCCGCGAGGCCCGGAACATCCTGGAGAAGAACCACGCGGAGGTCTTCGTCGCCGAGAAGTGGGACGAGCGGCGGCTGTGCTACCCGATCGCCGGCCGCAACCGCGCCGTGTATTTCCTCGCCCGCTTCTCCGCCAGCGCCGAGGGCCTCGTGGGCATCGAACGCGATTGCCGCCTCAACGACACGATCCTCCGCGTCCTCATCCTGCGCGACGAGCAGAGCGAGAAGCTCCACAAGGCCGGCCTGCTGGCCCTGCGCCCCGGCGAGCCCGGCGAGCCGATCCAGTCCCTCGGCAAGCCGCCCGCGCCCGAGCGGCCCGCCGCAGACGCCCCCGACAGGCCCGGCGGCCCGCGCGCCGACGCGTCGCCGGACGAGGCCGATTCCGACTCTCACGACGGGCGCCGCCGAGGCCGCGACACCGACGCCGACTAG
- a CDS encoding single-stranded DNA-binding protein translates to MPNFNKVILMGNLTRDPELRYTPGGQAVADLRLAINRRTRTPEGERRDSTTFVDVTAWGRQAEVINEYVTKGQPIFIEGRLSLDEWTSQDGQRRSKLRVILENFQFVSPRGGARGPAGAPPDDAPPSRGPSPQAPGPSADEAEPFDDVPF, encoded by the coding sequence ATGCCGAACTTCAACAAAGTCATCCTGATGGGCAACCTCACGCGCGACCCCGAGCTGCGCTACACGCCCGGCGGACAGGCGGTGGCCGACCTCCGGCTCGCCATCAACCGCCGCACGCGCACCCCCGAGGGCGAGCGCCGCGACAGCACGACCTTCGTAGACGTCACCGCCTGGGGCCGCCAGGCCGAGGTGATCAACGAGTACGTGACCAAGGGCCAGCCGATCTTCATCGAGGGCCGCCTCTCGCTCGACGAGTGGACCAGCCAGGACGGGCAGCGGCGCTCCAAGCTCCGCGTCATCCTCGAGAACTTCCAGTTCGTCAGCCCGCGCGGCGGCGCACGGGGGCCCGCGGGAGCGCCGCCCGACGATGCCCCGCCGAGCCGCGGCCCGTCTCCTCAGGCCCCCGGGCCTTCCGCCGACGAGGCGGAGCCCTTCGACGACGTGCCCTTCTAG
- the rplI gene encoding 50S ribosomal protein L9 — translation MQILLRKDHESLGKAGEVVNVSTGFARNYLFPRKIATPVTADNLQRLEAEKRRAQREAEKRHQAIVEAGKRLEAISCTIAAQATETGTLFGSVGAAQIAAALRQEGFEVPEDAVRLEHPIKETGVYAIEIQLAPDVVAATRIWVVAD, via the coding sequence ATGCAGATTCTGCTGCGCAAGGACCACGAATCCCTCGGCAAGGCAGGCGAAGTCGTCAACGTGAGCACGGGCTTCGCCCGCAATTACCTGTTCCCGCGCAAGATCGCCACCCCCGTCACTGCCGACAACCTCCAGCGCCTCGAGGCCGAGAAGCGCCGCGCCCAGCGCGAGGCCGAGAAGCGGCACCAGGCCATCGTCGAGGCAGGCAAGCGGCTCGAGGCGATCTCGTGCACCATCGCCGCGCAGGCCACCGAGACGGGCACGCTCTTCGGCTCGGTCGGCGCCGCCCAGATCGCCGCCGCCCTGCGCCAGGAAGGCTTCGAGGTGCCCGAAGACGCCGTGCGCCTCGAACACCCGATCAAGGAAACCGGCGTCTACGCCATCGAAATCCAGCTCGCCCCGGATGTGGTCGCCGCGACCCGCATCTGGGTGGTGGCAGACTGA